In the genome of Aricia agestis chromosome 4, ilAriAges1.1, whole genome shotgun sequence, the window catcgatacagtcgcgatgcTAATTATTCAATACAGCATCGATGCTGCACCGCAATTGCATCGCGACAGCATCGCTACTGTATCGCGACAGCATCGCGACTGTATTGACTGACTGTACTTAAAGTAGCGCAAGTGTGTAAAGGTGGACCATTTCTCTATATTAGCTCCGTGACCATTTGCAAGTGCATCGATGCTGGAGGCCTACTACggaactgttttgagactcaaacgaacGAGAacgccgcgtcctgctctaacaacgtcacttctcgtttgttagagcagaacgcggcattctcgtttgattgtttgagtctcaaaatggttTCGTAACGGCCCCTGCAGGCTgcatcgcgactgcatcgctgatAAAAGTCGTAGTGTGTCAGGGGCCAATGATTTTTACTGAGCGAAAGTTGTGGACGACGGACGTAGGTATAGGTACTACGTTTCTTGTATTGATTTTAAAACCGACATAAAtctaatttctaaaatattacttttaaaatatcgaCCTTGTCTTGAAAGTTTGAATGTTTTCCTCTTCggttttaattttgaaatttgaattagtCATGGCCCATGGGTAAAGCAGATCAACTAACAAGCGCCatctctcaaatttttttagaAGCAATATGAACGTCAGTTGATAATATGAATACGTGGTTGAATAATAGATGGCagtagttattatgtttttaacaaAATCTAATTTCGACTCTTTTATCCTGAAAATTACGATTTGCTATAATATTTCGATAAACAAAATATGATGAGAAAGTgatgttttatttattcattataaTGTACATAAATTTATCTAAGATaagcaataattaataaaaattctaaatataatttttaatcgaTTACTGCGCCATCTTGTGTCTTATTtgataaacaattattttagtACCGTGAAAATCCGTAGCGCTGACCACCCAAACAACAAATTCCAACATGGTGGCAATGTGGTACACAGTTTGAAAATGCAGGCCGTGTCATGCTTTGAAAAAAATCATTCTATATTTGAATTTGGTGGAAAATGTCGGACCCTAAACGTGCTACTCTTATAACAGTGGGTGCTACAAAAAATGTGAAGAATAATGTGAATAAAACAGTGAGATTAACAATAAACTTGGATGAAAGCAACGAAAGTAAATATCCAGAACTGAATTACAAGGAACTAGTCATAGCAACAGCGGTAAGTTATAACAGAAAATCATAGTAATTTACGCAACCATAGCGGTTTTTCAGCTCCTTGCATTGTTAAGTACATAAGGAAATCATAAAATTCCAAATAAATAGGGCGTCTATGACCTTAAAAGTTGTTTTAATCTGAACTCATCTTGAGCACTTAGGATATTTTTTGCTTACGTTACATAGGTTTGCATTAGGTTTGTTACATGATTTTGCGTTTACGGATTGTGCGGGAAGCCCAGATATCGGTCGCCATGTTTGCAATAATTTAAGACGAACGATCGTCATCCTAGGGCAAAATAAGTGCAATGTTATTGTGCATGTATAATATAGAGCACTTATTATTTTCTTAGAAaccattatatattttattatattaacaacTAGGTACCATGCACAAACAATCGCTTACGTATTGATAATTTACACTGATAGCATAAGGAGCGAAAGTAGTGGACGGATGACCTAGGTTAACCCGCCTATGTAGTGTTGTTTGTATTCCACAGAAGGGCTATTTTAGGTTACTTgctatgattatttttattgtgaaaatgatataattatattatagaaagttgctattattatgatattttgatAGTATTTAGCTGTCAGATGATTACGCGTTATGTTCGTGTGTGTGTGTTCTGCTTGTGTGTTCGTCTACGAGTTGCGTTGATAAAATATAGGGATTATATTTTTGCAGTATACTACGTGCAAAATATTAATGAATGGAATTATAacacataatatgtttatttgtgTTGTGCTAATGTCTCGATTAATCGCGCGTTCTTATGACATTTTTGTAACATTCTTGACTCATAAATAACGTGTTTCTGACTTGACGATAAATcgattttgtaaattataaacGGGGTTAGGTTATAACATATACATAGTGTAATAAGTGTGTGTGACATTTTATACTTGTTTGTGTAGTGTGTGTGAATGGTATATAGGTAAGGACGTGTAGGTGTACTTGTGAGCGAAACTTAACTTTTGTACATTATATAGGTACGATACCTATACGGGCATTTTCTTGCGCTAAAGTATTTTGCGTTTGCCTTTCACGGACGGCTCGGCAGCTTTTAGGTTGTTTCGATGTCTGGCGACTGGCGTAtttttttcgtaaatttgaCATCTCGCGTTACGGAATTGTATTCGTTTTCGTGAGTTTGTTTATCGCATGTTATTATTGAACTTGAAAgaggaataaaaatattaattttgagtaCATTTTATAAAGGTTTATACTTTTGTTATcgtaaaatacttacataatttttttttatgaaataagggggcaaacgagcaaacgggtcacctgatggaaagcaacttccgtcgcccatggacactcgcagcatcagaagagctgcaggtgcgttgccggccttttaaaagggagtaaagtaataggagagggttgggatgggaaggggagggtagggaagagaataagGTAGGggggcgcaagcgctgtttcacgccgattttctgtgagaacgtggtgtttctccgctcgagctggcccattcgtgccgaagcatggctttcatGGCATGGTGTATTTacgataataaaaatatataatggtACTTTCACAAAAATAGGACAACTTATGAAAGCATATTTTTGTCTTcatcatatttaatttgttattaaattcCCTGTTAGTGTACATGATAGGTGATCAATTGTGTCTTGTCTAAAACGGCCAGTCAATTTATGCCTTATTTTAGGAGATTTTTAGAGTTTTGCAAATTTTGGCATCTAGGGACTGACAACTTTAATAATTAGGGACTGCTATTTGTTGATCTGGGAACATAAAAATGTCTGAACCAtctggacaattttttttttctttgtcaaAGTTTATATTGCATGCAGACCAAAGctgtttgaaattaaaaaagaagTTAAAAAACTCAACAAAAGAAGTTAAACTTCTTTTGTTGAGTTTTTTAACTTCTTTTGATGAGTTTTAGCTATTGATATATTTTCCATAATTGTTTTTCTTCAGGCTATTCTATTTTTTCAGTTGAGAaggatataatatactatatttcGTTATAGTACTGATATTATCATATTAAACGTCAGTCCCTAGCTTCTTTAAAAGCTAGGGCCTGATGGTCTAGGGACTGATGATTTGGAATAAAATCAAACTTAAAATCCTATTGCCAACAATATTAAGCAGTCTAATATGATATTGCGAACAAAGCCGATGTATTActtctaaatatttattaattcttaagaatttaatatcaattaactgtttttaattacttatttaggGAATGAACAAGTGACTGGAACTACCACATGATGGCCCACAAACTTCCATGTTTGCACTGATTTATAAAGTAACCGCTGCAAAACGAGTGTTGTCAGCGAATAACTTCATGTAATACTTTAAAATTCACAAATAATATTCAACATTAATTCAAATGAATGTcgcgaaattttaaaattcgtaaGTGGCTAGGGCCTGGCGAAAAAAGTTGAGGACACTAAACTCAgagaaaaattaattattgttaaaatagtAACTTAATTAGCTGCGTGTTACATATTATGCACCCTCTATGAAAACTGGACTTAGCACAGATTTGCCGAACACCATTAAAAGGACATCATCATCCTCAGTCAGCTATAGTCAAACATCTCTTGGACTATAATAAACTTGAAGCATACTTCAAGTGATGCCGTCTCTCAgactatataatatagataagaCCACTCAAGAAGTTTCTTAATAAAATTGCGAAAGGCAAGGAATACCGAAAATGCTGCCGCCGCATCATCGAGGTGGTCCCAACTCCGTGGGGCCTCATTTTGGTAGTTAGTTAGCTCACTTTAGATCTTACATCGATCAGGGTCTCAGGGTCTCAGGGTCTCAGATCTTTTTATAAGTACAGAATAgatgaccgtatggggcttgatgaattaataaatgttttaaattaaatcgtTTTTTTGGAACTCCCGTACGATAACACTATAATTTGCGTgtacttaaacattttaaaaaatatttatagaaataagtataaaCAATACTTTTTTGTATATGGATTCCTAAACACAAAATTTCGTAGGTCGGACATGCCTTGGGACTGACATTTGGGacccataaaacaaattttagcaatataatataatgtcacttttaataTGTTAATTTGGAGTATAAATTAAACACATTTAGAACTGTTATATTTTAGCAATTGCAGTAGTAAGTAATTATTGATTATTGTATGTAAAATGTCCTGCGGACATAGAGTTGccctatttttaacccccgacaaaaaagaggggtgttataagtttgacgtgtctgtcggtctgtctgtctgtctgtctgtctgtctgtctgtctgtctgtctgtctatctgtggcatcgtagcatccaaacgggtggatcgattttgatctagttttttttgtttttgtgaaaGCTTTTGTTTCATCAgaaataattgaatttttcttgtcaaaattatttttcgcGTATCTTAAGGCAGATAAATGAATGAGGATGGTACAGATTTGCACCAAAGTTggaataaacaaattttgaagtAATAGCCAAGCTGTGAATCAGTTTCTAGTATGACATTATAGTCTGGTGATTGACTCAAAGGAGGGTACGGTGTAGAGTGCATTAGCGGGAACCGAAGCGATTTCTGTAGGAACTTATTCaggggacaaaacatactaaaagtcctgacgtctaggaggtgagccaaAGGGCCCTCCCTTTGGCTCACCTTTGGGGCGACataactaaaaaactatgcATAGGacagcaaaaaatattctatacttgataaaattaaagcttcttaaattaaattctatacagtttttccaaattctcatccgtttttgACATTACATgctcaggaaaagtgaaaattaaaaaaaaaactttatttttaaatacttattcctttctatttctgtttgaATAATAACTTTATCACTTTTATGTTTCGTTCGGTGAGTGACAGGGCCTAACTCACCGAACCCTACATCCCTCGTCCCTCATTACACCACTTAAAGCGGCAACACACCTGTAGCACCCCAGGTGTTGCAGATGCCGCATAGGCAAATGGTAACCACTTTTCATCAGGTGGACCATACTCTTGTTTGCCAGCTTAGTTATATGTGTGtgtaaactagcgacccgccccggctttgGTATAAACCTAtacttttatgaaaaaaaggaaccaaaaaagttgtacctacatattttccATTTCAGAGAAAGAAGCGTACGGAGAATGGTAAAACTGAAGGGCTGGACCCATTTTCAGACAATGATGATGACGTTGAGAGAGTTGCCAGGAAATTTGAACAAAAATATGTAAGCTACAATTTATTACCATAATGcatacataatttaattaaatagctttaaatataaattcataTAATTTGATTTTACTTCATAGGGAGGAAAAAGCACCTATGGAAGAAAAGGCAGGTCCAAATATGATGAGTTTGCAGACATTGGTGCTGGTTATGATGAAAACGACTCATTTATTGATAACACAGATGGTGTAAGTATTTACTTCTAAGTACAAGGTTTTATGTGCATAGTGCATACTTGGCGCTTTGCAaggtgttttttatttatagagttatttattatattatattcttactaGATGAAAACCCGGCTTCGCTCGGGTAAACTTGTAACTCAATACACATCTATGTACAaaatgtaagtaagtaaatatttgtGTAGTCTTTTTTTCTCAAGAAATATTAAAGGAAAGCAAGACTCGTAAAGATTCGTATAGCttagttaattatatttaaaaatagtaaataaaactGCAAAAGTTTTACATAGGTACCtgcttaaacatttttatttcaaatcaacaTTATCTAAGGTTAATAATTTATCTTGCATTAGTCTTTTTCTCTACATTGACaggtaggtaagtacctacttactaattttaataaaaacaataatagtaggtaggtatagtatttttaaccgacttaggAAAAGGGTTGtcaattcgaatttcgaaccgTATGTATGTAAAATTTCCAGAATTGCCTCGTTTTCGTATATTAGTTTAtaatatcagcgtctgaattttgaaatcggttttatctttgaaattaaaaaaaacttgagaggtgccaagggacacccgaatggattgaaattaagtatttcttatgttcaaaaaacctgtatgacatatacactcaaaaatattattaaaaaaacaccatctattgacgcccaggacaacgcgtcgctgtttagtctcaaaaaacgccatctagttgacgcacaggaatactatcaacgccctctgcccctaccatgcaggtactaataaaaaagtgtcgaggtcaaatatcctTCTGTCTAGCcctctttacgccgaacgcgccataaggaacttcgttccaatactattataaaaagataaaccaacttcaaaattgtatgttacatacatattgagaattaaaattccctagaTGTCAAAAACACATTAATTGCTAATTGTTGAGacgctgataagtgataacaaacAAAAGCAACAAAAAAAGGGTGCGCTATGGTGCGCCATGACTGCCGGCAGGTAGAAAATGAGCAATGGCATGTGTCAGTTTACAGCAAGATAGCGCGTGAAGTTTGTTTGTCAGTGTCATTAGAATTTAACGAAATTCTCCAAAATCCGAATTTTGCGGATATATGTTGTCGACtcgaaatcaatatttttttattctctaTTCATTTATGGTTTCGATCGAGTCTATCGTACCCCTGGACGAAATCATTAATATAGAAATAAAGAAAGTCATTATTTTCAGTATGATGAGATGATTCCACCTGAATGTGATACTCTATATGGTGGGTTCTACATCAACTGCGGATCTCTTGAATTTAAGACTGTACCAGAAAATGTAACTGCCACATCTGACGGTGAACCTAACAGAAACCATGTTCGCAATAAGGTATTGTTAttactttacaaaatatattttttgtcattacatactattataaaaaaatcttttcttgGCAGAGGCGAATATCTTCCAGCAGCAGCGATGATGCGTCATCAGACAGTTCTTCGGAATCTGACAGTCAGGAGGCGAAGGATACAAAGGCTATCGCCAATGGAGATGTTGACTCACATAAAATAGAACATCGGAAGAAGGTATGGATTACAATATTACGAACCATTTTCATACTGCCACAAGTTATGGAAAACCAGATAAAGATaactaactaaaaaaaaataactattttttgcTTCAGAAAAACAAGGATGTTGATAAGAAAAAAGCCAAAAAGGTTCGACGGACAGATTCTTCTGCTGCCAATTCTGGAAAGCAGACATCAGATGGTATTTACCTTTTTATAAGTACACCCTGAGTATTACATTAAACATATTgtgatttttaattattttataattaataattataataatataaaaaaagtttattgttatttatatactcatacaacttacaagtaacTACTATGCTAACACTGTTTGCAGACAATGCTCTTGGAGATGCTGAAAGTGCAGACTCGAGGACATCACAGTCAGACTCCTTAACGTCAAAACCGGCGCCTAGTTCAGAAAATCCTATTACTTCTGACAGCTcaaggtataataattatttagcttCATAATAGGCATAGCAATTTGTTGCAAGAAAATACTATTAAtctgttttacataatattttgaattttacaGGGATACAGAAGCAAAGGTTGAAATAAAACTGCCACCTCCAATAAGTCAGTTGTTGGAGGAGATTGAGGCACAAAATGTGCGAGTGAAAGACACAAAAGAAGCAGACTCAATCATAGACCAGTATGCATTAAGGTAATTAGATGCAAAATACAACAATATAAACTTTAGAATTATTTGCATAACTTAGTTACATTCATAGACATGATGAGTTCCAACGGCATTATTGTATTCAAAATATCTATATGCACAATGTTACAACTTAATTTGAAATGAAATGGATGATTTTCTTTTGACCCAACATGGAAATATTTTGATGACGCCTATTATTATACTCCGCGTCATTTCATCCAAACAGGACAAACACAATCTAAAGAACAATATGGGTGACTATAACGCTATCAACACAAtaaaagataattttaaaatgaatacaTTGGCTCATTAGAATCGTTAGAATTTTTTGTTAACATTTAGgctaaaattaattgaaattgaATTTGTTGTATGCAGGTTACATCGTGTGCTAAATAAGGCGAATGCTGACAAGCGAGTGAAGCGCGTCGCTTGGGGCCGAGCGTCGAAGATGTTGCATGTGTCCCGAGCGCGCCTGCTGCAGCGGTCACGTGCTCTTGATGGTTAGCGCACAAGTTACTGCTTTATTATAACGCCCGTCATCTACAGATAAAGTGTCAGATTACAAGCTTTGTCTCTTTGATATTGAGTCATTAAGATGTTTTGTGATTACTTTTTACTATCTCCTATCAATTTTTAGGTACacttatctataataataatcgcataaactatttataattcatttcaataaccttaattcatcaagccccatatgctcaccggtgaacgagacacaatagaatatctattgtgtctcgttttcccacgatcgacgggttaacaTTCTTGTCtatcttattaataaataataatgtacttttctGCAGCTAAAACTTCATCTGTGACTTCAAATTCATCCCAAGTCGTCACTGCAAGTACGTCAGTTATAACGGCGGCAACTATTACAACAACAGAAACTGTACCTAACTCATCAGTACCAACATGTAAAAGTGCCCCAGTTACTTTGAATAAAGCAGCCTCTGCCCCTACTATCAGTAAACCCAATACTTCTACTATTGTTACTAAATCTGTACCCGCAACTACAACTGCAACCAAAACGACGACAACGAGTAAACGGAAAGCAGAAGATAAGCTCAAAGATTTGGACGTCAGTCAAATGTCACCGGAGGAAAAGGAATCAAAGATTGTTGAAACACTGAAAAAGTAAGTACCAAACATACTTTTTAAAAGTGTAACCAAAACATACTACTTTAATGTAATACatcgattaatttttaatgttggTGAAGtaatgttttgttatttttgttcaaTTTCAGGTTAAAAGAATTAATAGACGAGAGAAAGCCATCTATGATGTCTGCTTACAATGCAGAGTGTGAACGAGTACAGGAAGAGAGGTaacctaattttatattttattttattaagtatattatagatattaatgTGTGCCATGGCAATgttatattaaattgtataaatattttaaatcagtAAAAAACTATATTGGAtgctacgaataacaaaaactaagaaatcttttaagcttaggccaaacctacgcgaccaggcgactgcgaagcggagcgtcaagttgtcaaatgtgtgtttagtatacaaaaaacacatttgacaacttgacgctccacttctcagtcgcctggtcgcgtaggtttggcctaagcttaactcccatactattaccattttaaatttggttcccttcgaactgtcatgtaacgtcagcctaataccgctcaaggccacctaaattggcaactcaccgaggcggccatttttaaaagaagaagaaatattgcaaatgtattgaaatgtgtacctaaggtgtGGTAAAGTATgtattgtagagcatgttttttgacagagtacttttccttagtttttattatttgtagatcGGATGTCACAATTTTGTTGACTCAAATTCCAAAACTCTATGAGATTATCGGTTATTACTGGATGCGACATGCGAAGGTGACAATC includes:
- the LOC121726691 gene encoding yemanuclein isoform X4 — encoded protein: MSDPKRATLITVGATKNVKNNVNKTVRLTINLDESNESKYPELNYKELVIATARKKRTENGKTEGLDPFSDNDDDVERVARKFEQKYGGKSTYGRKGRSKYDEFADIGAGYDENDSFIDNTDGYDEMIPPECDTLYGGFYINCGSLEFKTVPENVTATSDGEPNRNHVRNKRRISSSSSDDASSDSSSESDSQEAKDTKAIANGDVDSHKIEHRKKKNKDVDKKKAKKVRRTDSSAANSGKQTSDDNALGDAESADSRTSQSDSLTSKPAPSSENPITSDSSRDTEAKVEIKLPPPISQLLEEIEAQNVRVKDTKEADSIIDQYALRLHRVLNKANADKRVKRVAWGRASKMLHVSRARLLQRSRALDAKTSSVTSNSSQVVTASTSVITAATITTTETVPNSSVPTCKSAPVTLNKAASAPTISKPNTSTIVTKSVPATTTATKTTTTSKRKAEDKLKDLDVSQMSPEEKESKIVETLKKLKELIDERKPSMMSAYNAECERVQEERKKLAQYTAESGGPHIDKRLPKRRFPWCARSRSLLARLAHLAASPTDAAKLLHARALPLFPSGFVRMPTLLKQADLNKEVKASDVKFQRAPAAATFPQLPATSAPQPFIEPIQFPSSLTVTTTIKPMDKGKSDDPGTFTTIVNSFLPNKESSTDNMDDRKNDAADKGKEDYIRPNNIGSITITPVRTEKKINNSSDKNKEPLLRVKSPAALNEMVNKKDKQKKDKTNYVKEKSVDTPLHIDTGYQSKKESTQSPKNMEEISQKHIESMRIAENNIPRPVLVAKHSPTFAKPDKRPPDARKKKEVLIVSDMDPLADCPQEPLAVDDSSSDVEVIEDKSDPSEPKSDNKSDKVPSKDKVVDSTNHKNVNSVKQTKSVSSKDKECRTEKSDRVEQNMEEGPDDMMTLLRNITEMGNSQKPQKLNCNSFGGVINNAQNEHL
- the LOC121726691 gene encoding yemanuclein isoform X1, with translation MSDPKRATLITVGATKNVKNNVNKTVRLTINLDESNESKYPELNYKELVIATARKKRTENGKTEGLDPFSDNDDDVERVARKFEQKYGGKSTYGRKGRSKYDEFADIGAGYDENDSFIDNTDGYDEMIPPECDTLYGGFYINCGSLEFKTVPENVTATSDGEPNRNHVRNKRRISSSSSDDASSDSSSESDSQEAKDTKAIANGDVDSHKIEHRKKKNKDVDKKKAKKVRRTDSSAANSGKQTSDDNALGDAESADSRTSQSDSLTSKPAPSSENPITSDSSRDTEAKVEIKLPPPISQLLEEIEAQNVRVKDTKEADSIIDQYALRLHRVLNKANADKRVKRVAWGRASKMLHVSRARLLQRSRALDAKTSSVTSNSSQVVTASTSVITAATITTTETVPNSSVPTCKSAPVTLNKAASAPTISKPNTSTIVTKSVPATTTATKTTTTSKRKAEDKLKDLDVSQMSPEEKESKIVETLKKLKELIDERKPSMMSAYNAECERVQEERKKLAQYTAESGGPHIDKRLPKRRFPWCARSRSLLARLAHLAASPTDAAKLLHARALPLFPSGFVRMPTLLKQADLNKEVKASDVKFQRAPAAATFPQLPATSAPQPFIEPIQFPSSLTVTTTIKPMDKGKSDDPGTFTTIVNSFLPNKESSTDNMDDRKNDAADKGKEDYIRPNNIGSITITPVRTEKKINNSSDKNKEPLLRVKSPAALNEMVNKKDKQKKDKTNYVKEKSVDTPLHIDTGYQSKKESTQSPKNMEEISQKHIESMRIAENNIPRPVLVAKHSPTFAKPDKRPPDARKKKEVLIVSDMDPLADCPQEPLAVDDSSSDVEVIEDKSDPSEPKSDNKSDKVPSKDKVVDSTNHKNVNSVKQTKSVSSKDKECRTEKSDRVEQNMEEGPDDMMTLLRNITEMGNSQKPQKLNCNSFGGVINNAKKESSKYNQPVFNPHSDKDKLAERASLNKMDGCNAITG
- the LOC121726691 gene encoding yemanuclein isoform X2; the protein is MSDPKRATLITVGATKNVKNNVNKTVRLTINLDESNESKYPELNYKELVIATARKKRTENGKTEGLDPFSDNDDDVERVARKFEQKYGGKSTYGRKGRSKYDEFADIGAGYDENDSFIDNTDGYDEMIPPECDTLYGGFYINCGSLEFKTVPENVTATSDGEPNRNHVRNKRRISSSSSDDASSDSSSESDSQEAKDTKAIANGDVDSHKIEHRKKKNKDVDKKKAKKVRRTDSSAANSGKQTSDDNALGDAESADSRTSQSDSLTSKPAPSSENPITSDSSRDTEAKVEIKLPPPISQLLEEIEAQNVRVKDTKEADSIIDQYALRLHRVLNKANADKRVKRVAWGRASKMLHVSRARLLQRSRALDAKTSSVTSNSSQVVTASTSVITAATITTTETVPNSSVPTCKSAPVTLNKAASAPTISKPNTSTIVTKSVPATTTATKTTTTSKRKAEDKLKDLDVSQMSPEEKESKIVETLKKLKELIDERKPSMMSAYNAECERVQEERKKLAQYTAESGGPHIDKRLPKRRFPWCARSRSLLARLAHLAASPTDAAKLLHARALPLFPSGFVRMPTLLKQADLNKEVKASDVKFQRAPAAATFPQLPATSAPQPFIEPIQFPSSLTVTTTIKPMDKGKSDDPGTFTTIVNSFLPNKESSTDNMDDRKNDAADKGKEDYIRPNNIGSITITPVRTEKKINNSSDKNKEPLLRVKSPAALNEMVNKKDKQKKDKTNYVKEKSVDTPLHIDTGYQSKKESTQSPKNMEEISQKHIESMRIAENNIPRPVLVAKHSPTFAKPDKRPPDARKKKEVLIVSDMDPLADCPQEPLAVDDSSSDVEVIEDKSDPSEPKSDNKSDKVPSKDKVVDSTNHKNVNSVKQTKSVSSKDKECRTEKSDRVEQNMEEGPDDMMTLLRNITEMGNSQKPQKLNCNSFGGVINNAKKESSKYNQPVFNPHSDKDKLTSIFEQNGWM
- the LOC121726691 gene encoding yemanuclein isoform X3, producing MSDPKRATLITVGATKNVKNNVNKTVRLTINLDESNESKYPELNYKELVIATARKKRTENGKTEGLDPFSDNDDDVERVARKFEQKYGGKSTYGRKGRSKYDEFADIGAGYDENDSFIDNTDGYDEMIPPECDTLYGGFYINCGSLEFKTVPENVTATSDGEPNRNHVRNKRRISSSSSDDASSDSSSESDSQEAKDTKAIANGDVDSHKIEHRKKKNKDVDKKKAKKVRRTDSSAANSGKQTSDDNALGDAESADSRTSQSDSLTSKPAPSSENPITSDSSRDTEAKVEIKLPPPISQLLEEIEAQNVRVKDTKEADSIIDQYALRLHRVLNKANADKRVKRVAWGRASKMLHVSRARLLQRSRALDAKTSSVTSNSSQVVTASTSVITAATITTTETVPNSSVPTCKSAPVTLNKAASAPTISKPNTSTIVTKSVPATTTATKTTTTSKRKAEDKLKDLDVSQMSPEEKESKIVETLKKLKELIDERKPSMMSAYNAECERVQEERKKLAQYTAESGGPHIDKRLPKRRFPWCARSRSLLARLAHLAASPTDAAKLLHARALPLFPSGFVRMPTLLKQADLNKEVKASDVKFQRAPAAATFPQLPATSAPQPFIEPIQFPSSLTVTTTIKPMDKGKSDDPGTFTTIVNSFLPNKESSTDNMDDRKNDAADKGKEDYIRPNNIGSITITPVRTEKKINNSSDKNKEPLLRVKSPAALNEMVNKKDKQKKDKTNYVKEKSVDTPLHIDTGYQSKKESTQSPKNMEEISQKHIESMRIAENNIPRPVLVAKHSPTFAKPDKRPPDARKKKEVLIVSDMDPLADCPQEPLAVDDSSSDVEVIEDKSDPSEPKSDNKSDKVPSKDKVVDSTNHKNVNSVKQTKSVSSKDKECRTEKSDRVEQNMEEGPDDMMTLLRNITEMGNSQKPQKLNCNSFGGVINNERASLNKMDGCNAITG